The Candidatus Bathyarchaeota archaeon genome includes the window TAGGAGGTAGCCCAGAGTTAGAAAACATCATCACTAAATACACGGAAGACATAGAGCGTTATAGCCAACTTGAAATTGAACGATTCAAAGAAACCCTAGCCCATGCCACGAAAATGGCAAAAATCACTCTTCCTACTCAGCTGAAAGAAAGCGAAGCAGTAAGAGAAGCAAAAATTTTAACTCCAAAACGATTGTTCAAAGGCCCCCTTAATGTAGACGCTTTGAAGAAAGCGTTGGGCGAGAAAGAGTACGAATGGTATGAGAAGATTGGAAAGAAAGACAAAGGCTTCAGAAAGAAAACGTATGAAATCTTAAATTTTATGGACGGAAAACGCACAGTGTACAAGATTACAAGGGCAGTTTCAGCGGAGTACGGTGAAACAAGTGCAGAACACGTGTTGAAATTTGTACATGATCTTGAAAAGGCAAATTTTGTTTCCTTGGCTGATAGCTAAACGGAAAACTGAGGATTATTTGTACCTCTTCCTTCGCCGCTGCCGCTTTCTCTTCTCCCGCTTCATTCGTTTCTTTTTCCATTTAGCCCTCATCGCATCTGCCTCTATTCTATTGTCGCATGTTTTTGCATTAATTCTTCCTCGGTCTTATTTAAACGGTACATAAGCTCTACAATAAAGCTGTCAAGAAATATCATGCAGTTATTTTCGAAGATACTGCCGAGAGGACTTAAGGGTTCACGTTCCCCCAAGATCTGTCTTGAAAGATAATTCTCTTCTCTGGGCCAGCCCATCTTTGTTCGACCTGTAAGAACAACCACGTGGTCTGCGATGTCTCCCAAAGAAGACTTGTCATAAGTAGTAACAGCGATGACCTTTGCACCAACATCCTTTGCAGCCGTACTTGCGCTTAACACCATCTTCGTCATGCCAGTTCCCGAGATGGCGATGACTAAATCGTTTTTTCCCGCTGCTGGTGTTATAGTCTCGCCTAAGAAATACACATTAAACCCTAGATTCATCAAGCGCAACGCGAAGGAACGGCCGACAAACCCGCTTCTGCCCATGCCTACAATGAAGATTCTCTTGTCTTGGGATTTGATTATCATCTTTAGCATCGTTTCTACTTGGTCAGCATCCAGTGATGCTATGGCTTTTTGTGCGCCTGCGAGGATTTCCTTTGCTGCGGCTTCCAGCATCTTCAATCTTTTTCGCCGAAAGAGGCAATACTTTCCTACTTTTTAAAAATCTTGTGGTTACCGTTTAGTTTAACAGTATGAGTTTTTCGCGGAAGTTTTACAGCCCTAAAAAGTCGGAAAATGATGGTACAAACACGTAAAACTTTATGTAAACACCGACAATCAGTATAAGAATGGAAATTAGAATTAGCAAATAGTCAGCTTTCCTTATTTTCAAAATGTACAGGTTAGTACGTTTCTCAATGGCACCCCAAGCCCTTGATTCCATAGCTTCTGCAAGCTCGAGACTTCTACGGATGGCGCTGATGATTAGAGGGATGAGAATTGGAATGTAGTTTCGTACTCTCTTCAAAAAATTGCCCTTCTCAAGCTCTAGTCCCCTCGACTTCTGAGCATCCATAATCGTTTGGGCCTCATCAGCTAAGACCGGAACGAACCGTACAGCGGTGGTGAAAGCGAAACAGAACTCGTATGGAACGTGGCTTTGTTCTAAAGCCAAGCCCAAATGGTCTGGTGAGGTAGTTAGAAAGAATATTGAGAAAGACTCGACAAGCACCACGAAGCGCAACATCATCGCTGAAGCATATTCAACATCGTGAGCCGTTAACGTGTAGTTTGCATATATAAATCTGAAAATGATGTTTGTACTGAAAATAATCGCAGCTAGAAATGCTGCTCCTCTGAGAGACCGTACCCATTCTTTCTGAACACGTGCCAAAAGAACAAATGGAATCTGCATCAGAAACAAGATGAGCAGTGGGAGCAACTCCCAGAAAATTATGGCAATTACGAAAATTGAGCAAACATAGAGAAACTTGATTCGCGGATCCAGCACGTGGATGGGTGACGAAACTCTTCTAAACCTTAAGCCATCAAAAACGCTCATTTTTTACCCAACCGTTTAAGCAAAATTTCTCTTGCCTCGTAAATGTCAATCACGTTAACTGGTAGTCCAAAATCTGCTAATTTAATGAAAATTTGAGTTATTTGCGGTGGTACTATGGAAGCTTGAGTTAAACGGTCAACATCTGTGAGTACTTTGTTCCCGACACCGTCTGCGACAATTTTTCCTTCAGACATTAATATAACACGAGGGTTACATTCCGCCACAAACTCTACATCATGAGTAACTACTACAACGGTTTTTCCTTGGGTGTTCAATTGGATTATGAATTGGCGAAGTATTTCTTTCTGCTGGTAGTCTTGTCCTATTGTAGGTTCATCCATTACCACAACTTTTGGGTTCCACGCAAGTACAGACGCTAAAGCAACGCGTTTTCTTTCACCTCCGCTTAGCATGAAAGGCGAAGTTTTCCGATATTCTGTTAGCCCTAGCAGGTTCAGAGCCCACGTTACTCTCTTTTTCCATGTAGTTTCTTTGAAGCCAAAATTTTTGAGGGCAAAAGCAACTTCTTCCTCCACCGTTTCGCAGAAAAGTTGATTATCAGGATTTTGAAAGACAAATCCCACGTTTCTAGCGAGCTTAGCTACACTTGTGTTTTTCGTGTTTACATCATCAACTAAAACTTCCCCCTTTGTCGGTTTCAGCAGCCCATTAAAATGTTTTATTAATGTTGTTTTTCCAGCACCATTTTGACCCATTATAGCTATAAACTCGCCATCTTTGATTGTTAGAGAGACGCCTCTCAGCGCCTCGACACCTATTGGATAAGTGAAATGAACGTCTTCGACTTCTATCACGTTTTCAAAACCTCCCGCAAGAGCACTGCGATTTCGTCTGCTGTCACGGGCACTTTTTCTGTGCTCAATCCGTTTTCTTCTTTAAGAATCTGATAGAGTCTTGTTGCTTTCGGTATTCCAACCCCTAGTAAACGAGCTTTTTGAGAGTTTAAAACCGTTCTGGGGTCGCCATCTAAGACAATTTCTCCTTTATCCATTACAATAACGTGGTTGGCGTATCTTGCCGCCAAATCTAATCGGTGCTCAACCAAGATCACCGTCATACCTAAAGACTTGTTCAGTTCATCTATGACTTTGAAGATTTTTTGGGCGCCCAGAGGGTCTAGAAAGGAGGTTGGTTCGTCCAGCACCATAATTTCAGGGTGCATTGCTATGATGCTTGCAATGGTTACTCGTTGCTGTTGTCCTCCAGAAAGCTCGTGTGGTGCTCTTTCTCGCAGGTCATAGATGCCAGCGATCTCCAGGGCCCAATCCACCTGTTCGCGCATTTTTTTTCTTGGGACACCAAGGTTTTCTAGCCCGAACGCAACATCTTTTTCAACAGACAGGGCAAACAGTTGATTTTCTGGATTCTGAAATACAAGTCCAACGTGAGAGGCAAGTTTGTGAATTGGAGTGTCCGCTACGTCTAGGCCGACCACTTGAATTTCGCCTTCTAGATCTCCTTGATAGAAGTGTGGAATCAAACCGTTAAGGCATCGGCACAGAGTGGTTTTTCCACATCCGCTTGGGCCTGTTAAGATGACGAACTCGCCTTTTTCGATTTTCAGGGAGATTTCTTGAATAGCAGGTTTTGTGGCGTTTGGATAAGTGTATGTTAAGCCTTTAGCTTTGATGACTGCCAACCTAGGTCGCTCACCATAACTGCGAAACTTTCTTTCATTTAAGAGTAGCTACTTAAAAACTAGTCAACTATTCCTCAGTTTCCATACTTTGTATCTACTCTTAAACGAAAGAAGGTTTTGAGACATTGACGGCCACATATTCTAAAACCACGTTTTCATATCTTCGACAGATTTGTGTGCGTATCGCATGGCTATCTCTGTAGTTTTCCAACCGAAGAACCGCATGATCTTCTCTAGATTCCACTTTAGCACTGATCCCAGATAGCTTGCTCTTTCGCTTCTAATTCTGTGTGGCCACATAGCGCCTCTAGTTATTGGTTCACCGTTCCGCATTATCAATTTGCCTTCTCTGTCTATGATTTGCTGGTTGTGTCCTGCTACTAGGCTTAGATCGTCTATGATTTGGTAGATTCTTGTCGGGTGTAAGTGTGGATATCTGCCATTGCGTCTTGAGGGGAATAAGTAATCTTCTACTTGATCTATCCATTGGACTACAAATTCAGCTAGAGGTTCATCACGTTTGAAGGTAAGGGTTCTAAAATCTTTTACCGACTTAGTAACTACAATGACTTCTCCAGTGGCTTTGTCGGTTAGCTTTGTTCTTTTATAGCGTTTAACCAATGGCATGTCTCTGACAATTACGAACTCTTCATCTACGTCAAACATTTCTTTGCGTAGCATAGCAACCTCTAGTTCTCGGCCTCCAGTTTCAAAGAGACAAGACAAGAGAGCCTTATCTCTTTCACTGCAATACGGATATTCATAAGGGCTATAGCGATCCTTATTCTCTGCAGCTTCCATCATGTCATAGAATATTTGCATGCCACAGAAACTTCGCACTTCCAAATCTTCTATAGAACGCCTATGAAAACTTCTGTCGTTCCAATAACCTTCTTTCCCTTTGTTTCCATGTTGTTCCGTCAGACTTTGCATCTTTTCACCAGTTAGCCTAGCCTTACTAGGCTCAAAATATTATACTGCAAAGACTTCATTTAAGATTATGTTGATGACTCAATGGAGAGATTAACAAAATAGATTACTTGGAAAGACTTAACTAATTCTACGATATCGGGATAAACGAGGGAATTAGAATTAAGACTGAAGAGGCTATTAAAAGGTTAGCTTTCATAAAGTATTTGTACACTTTGGCAGTTGAACAGTCTACAAAACCAGAACCTGCCTGTACTGTGTCAGTCCTGATGTTTCATGATTCAATTGAGCTCTTCTTAGAACTTGCTTCTGAACATTTAGACAAGGGTAAGAGTGGAGCAAATTTCATGGATTATTGGGAACTGTTGAAACCAAGAATAGGTGGTACCGGACTCACTCAGAAAGAGTCTGCTCGACAATTAAATACAGCGAGAGTTGGCTTAAAACATTCGGGTATTCCACCATCTAAGTTGGCCCTTGAAGGTTTCAGAGCTACTGCAACAAATTTCTTTGTAGAGAACACGCCCATCGTATTTGGGATTGATTTCTCAGATATATCGCTGATTGAATTAGTCCAATATGTAGATGCAAAAAATAGTCTGGTAAAAGCTCAGGATCTGTTAGAAGAAGGTAAAATCGAAGATGCATTAGATAATGTTGCTTTAGCTTTTGCTCAATTAGTGGACGAGTATGAAAGGAGTAAAAAAGACAAATTTGGCCGCTCTCCTTTCTTCTTTGGTGAACGATTAAGTTTTTTGGATAGTTTTTTCATGAAGATTGAGGGCGACTTAGGAAGGTTTATTGATAAGATAAAAGATTCTGTTGAAGCTCTTCAAGAAGCGATGAAACTTCTTAGTTTAGATTTAGATTACAGGAGATATGCTAGATTTCGATTACTTACACCTTTTATACTTAAAATATCAGGAGGATACAATATTCAGAGGATTCAAAGAGGTTCTAAAGGCCTACCAAAACCTGAAGATGTTAAATTTTGCATAAACTTCGTAATCGAAAGTGCACTGGTTTTGCAGGAATTTGAGTTCGCATTAGAAGAGGATTAACCTAATTCATTCTCTGCTTGTTCTACATTATTCCTCTAATGTTATAAGAGATCTTAGAGTATTTCAAATATTGCGCGCGCAGATTTATGCAAAAATCAATGAAAGGCCAAATACGAATAGAAGAATTATACCAAGATACAAGAAAGAGAAACTTCGATTTATCGCATCCATCTTCTCATTACTTACTTTGCCGTTTCTTTGAACT containing:
- the hxlB gene encoding 6-phospho-3-hexuloisomerase yields the protein MLEAAAKEILAGAQKAIASLDADQVETMLKMIIKSQDKRIFIVGMGRSGFVGRSFALRLMNLGFNVYFLGETITPAAGKNDLVIAISGTGMTKMVLSASTAAKDVGAKVIAVTTYDKSSLGDIADHVVVLTGRTKMGWPREENYLSRQILGEREPLSPLGSIFENNCMIFLDSFIVELMYRLNKTEEELMQKHATIE
- a CDS encoding energy-coupling factor transporter transmembrane protein EcfT; this encodes MSVFDGLRFRRVSSPIHVLDPRIKFLYVCSIFVIAIIFWELLPLLILFLMQIPFVLLARVQKEWVRSLRGAAFLAAIIFSTNIIFRFIYANYTLTAHDVEYASAMMLRFVVLVESFSIFFLTTSPDHLGLALEQSHVPYEFCFAFTTAVRFVPVLADEAQTIMDAQKSRGLELEKGNFLKRVRNYIPILIPLIISAIRRSLELAEAMESRAWGAIEKRTNLYILKIRKADYLLILISILILIVGVYIKFYVFVPSFSDFLGL
- a CDS encoding energy-coupling factor ABC transporter ATP-binding protein → MIEVEDVHFTYPIGVEALRGVSLTIKDGEFIAIMGQNGAGKTTLIKHFNGLLKPTKGEVLVDDVNTKNTSVAKLARNVGFVFQNPDNQLFCETVEEEVAFALKNFGFKETTWKKRVTWALNLLGLTEYRKTSPFMLSGGERKRVALASVLAWNPKVVVMDEPTIGQDYQQKEILRQFIIQLNTQGKTVVVVTHDVEFVAECNPRVILMSEGKIVADGVGNKVLTDVDRLTQASIVPPQITQIFIKLADFGLPVNVIDIYEAREILLKRLGKK
- a CDS encoding ATP-binding cassette domain-containing protein, with the protein product MAVIKAKGLTYTYPNATKPAIQEISLKIEKGEFVILTGPSGCGKTTLCRCLNGLIPHFYQGDLEGEIQVVGLDVADTPIHKLASHVGLVFQNPENQLFALSVEKDVAFGLENLGVPRKKMREQVDWALEIAGIYDLRERAPHELSGGQQQRVTIASIIAMHPEIMVLDEPTSFLDPLGAQKIFKVIDELNKSLGMTVILVEHRLDLAARYANHVIVMDKGEIVLDGDPRTVLNSQKARLLGVGIPKATRLYQILKEENGLSTEKVPVTADEIAVLLREVLKT
- a CDS encoding tyrosine-type recombinase/integrase; this translates as MQSLTEQHGNKGKEGYWNDRSFHRRSIEDLEVRSFCGMQIFYDMMEAAENKDRYSPYEYPYCSERDKALLSCLFETGGRELEVAMLRKEMFDVDEEFVIVRDMPLVKRYKRTKLTDKATGEVIVVTKSVKDFRTLTFKRDEPLAEFVVQWIDQVEDYLFPSRRNGRYPHLHPTRIYQIIDDLSLVAGHNQQIIDREGKLIMRNGEPITRGAMWPHRIRSERASYLGSVLKWNLEKIMRFFGWKTTEIAMRYAHKSVEDMKTWF